The Aedes aegypti strain LVP_AGWG chromosome 3, AaegL5.0 Primary Assembly, whole genome shotgun sequence genome contains a region encoding:
- the LOC5575108 gene encoding uncharacterized protein LOC5575108, with protein MSAVVDPRKRSREEDVNEFMPLSKRINNLHLNNNNGGVGFSTEHHHPAVVGMHMPILEGHQANFAQCSSSSSSSGSTCHSIPSGGSSPSNGGTRHMPSHQLQDTLIVNGETLGEYCPDLAEHENPHYFNRNKVLYELYVERMRRVH; from the exons ATGTCTGCCGTTGTTGACCCAAG GAAACGGTCCCGCGAGGAGGATGTCAACGAATTCATGCCCCTGTCTAAGCGGATCAACAATCTACACCTGAACAACAATAACGGAGGGGTTGGGTTCTCAACGGAGCATCATCACCCAGCTGTAGTGGGAATGCATATGCCGATCCTGGAGGGCCATCAGGCAAACTTCGCCCAGTGCAGTTCCAGTAGCAGTAGTTCCGGCAGTACCTGCCACTCCATACCGTCGGGAGGAAGCTCGCCGAGCAATGGAGGAACTAGGCACATGCCATCCCACCAATTACAGGATACGTTGATCGTCAATGGGGAAACACTGGGCGAATATTGTCCGGATCTGGCCGAACACGAGAATCCGCACTACTTCAATCGGAACAAAGTGCTGTACGAGCTGTATGTTGAAAGGATGCGACGAGTGCATTGA